Proteins co-encoded in one Rhodothermales bacterium genomic window:
- a CDS encoding long-chain fatty acid--CoA ligase, translating to MSETIDQLTPARTAPQTPVRRGAATSLPVLGKTLPDLLYDACERYPNPRLYARHTPAGWAYLSTDEYRIQAEEVALGLIDYGLDRGDRVALFMDSDTLFCVADMGCLIAGLVDVPIYLSQAAATNAYILKHSGAVALFVTSMPLLEELNALLADTDCLKTIIVVEPPEPKTMTLMPEGVQWITMDRLRARGRKHIQAEPEVVAGLRARLAPGDLATIVYTSGTTGEPKGAMLSHQNISYNGVTSVQELGDFRPGADGEVSISFLPLSHIFARTLYFGVLASGITTYFSTPERLTQDLTDVRPTLFATVPRLLEKIHSRIVEKATTLTGVKKKLLNWSLGLAGAYSLDAAPSGGYRLQLKLADALVFKKWRAALGGRIKYIISGGAALNPDLANLFAAAGIRVLQGYGLTETSPVIAFNRPTRNRAGAVGELLPGVEAVLAEDGELITRGPHVMLGYYNAPEKTREVIDENGWLHTGDIAEFTSDGFLRITDRKKDLFKLSTGKYVMPQPLENRLMAHPLVEQAVVVGAGYKYCGALIFVNQETLKRFAETRGIDGGLAVEDLLEHPFIQERFKQLVDLANEGMDPWSTIKRFVLVADHLTIENGMLTPTMKVKRAKVRERYADRIKALYPLEEGESG from the coding sequence ATGAGCGAAACCATCGACCAACTCACACCAGCGCGCACCGCCCCGCAGACCCCGGTCCGCCGCGGCGCGGCCACGAGTCTGCCCGTGCTGGGCAAAACGCTGCCCGACCTCCTGTACGACGCTTGCGAGCGCTACCCGAACCCGCGTCTCTATGCCCGGCATACGCCCGCCGGCTGGGCGTATCTCTCGACAGACGAATACCGCATCCAGGCGGAGGAAGTAGCCCTCGGGTTGATCGATTATGGGCTCGACCGCGGCGACCGGGTCGCCCTTTTCATGGATAGCGATACCTTATTCTGCGTCGCGGACATGGGGTGCCTCATTGCGGGGCTGGTCGATGTGCCGATCTACCTCTCTCAGGCGGCCGCAACGAACGCCTACATCCTCAAACACTCCGGCGCCGTCGCGCTCTTTGTCACCAGCATGCCGCTGCTCGAGGAACTGAATGCGTTGCTGGCGGACACGGACTGCCTCAAGACCATCATCGTGGTGGAGCCTCCGGAGCCGAAAACGATGACGCTGATGCCCGAGGGAGTGCAATGGATCACGATGGATCGGCTGCGCGCCCGGGGGCGCAAACACATCCAGGCCGAGCCGGAAGTCGTCGCCGGACTCCGCGCCCGGCTCGCGCCCGGCGACCTCGCCACCATCGTCTACACCAGCGGCACGACCGGCGAGCCGAAGGGGGCCATGCTCTCCCACCAGAATATCTCGTACAATGGCGTCACGTCCGTCCAGGAGCTCGGGGACTTCCGGCCCGGCGCCGATGGGGAGGTGAGCATCTCCTTTCTCCCGCTATCCCACATCTTTGCCCGCACCCTCTATTTCGGGGTGCTGGCGTCTGGCATTACGACCTACTTCTCCACGCCGGAGCGCCTCACGCAGGACCTGACGGACGTCCGACCCACCCTCTTTGCCACCGTCCCGCGCCTTCTCGAGAAGATCCACAGCCGAATCGTAGAAAAAGCGACGACGCTGACGGGGGTCAAGAAGAAGCTGCTAAACTGGTCGCTCGGCCTGGCCGGCGCCTACAGCCTCGATGCCGCGCCATCGGGTGGGTATCGTCTGCAGCTCAAGTTAGCCGATGCGCTGGTCTTCAAAAAGTGGCGCGCCGCCCTCGGGGGACGCATCAAGTACATCATCTCGGGTGGCGCCGCGCTAAATCCGGACCTCGCCAACCTCTTCGCCGCCGCCGGCATCAGGGTACTGCAGGGCTACGGTCTCACCGAGACCAGCCCGGTCATCGCCTTTAATCGGCCCACGCGGAACCGCGCCGGCGCCGTCGGCGAGTTGCTGCCGGGCGTCGAGGCGGTTCTCGCCGAGGACGGCGAACTCATCACCCGCGGCCCGCACGTCATGCTGGGGTACTACAACGCGCCGGAGAAAACGCGGGAGGTGATCGATGAAAACGGGTGGCTACATACAGGCGACATCGCCGAGTTCACTTCGGACGGTTTCCTTCGGATCACCGACCGGAAAAAGGATCTGTTTAAACTCTCGACCGGCAAATACGTGATGCCGCAGCCCCTCGAAAACCGGCTCATGGCCCACCCGCTCGTAGAACAGGCCGTGGTCGTCGGCGCTGGCTATAAGTATTGCGGGGCGCTCATCTTCGTCAACCAGGAGACCCTGAAACGATTCGCCGAAACACGCGGCATCGACGGGGGGCTCGCGGTAGAGGACCTCCTCGAACACCCGTTCATCCAGGAACGGTTCAAACAGTTGGTGGACCTGGCCAACGAGGGGATGGACCCCTGGTCCACCATCAAACGCTTCGTGCTCGTGGCAGACCATCTGACCATCGAAAACGGGATGCTTACGCCCACCATGAAGGTAAAACGCGCCAAGGTGCGCGAGCGCTACGCCGACCGGATCAAGGCGCTGTACCCGCTGGAAGAAGGTGAGTCGGGATGA